The following proteins are co-located in the Triplophysa dalaica isolate WHDGS20190420 chromosome 2, ASM1584641v1, whole genome shotgun sequence genome:
- the LOC130437434 gene encoding zinc finger protein OZF-like: MTSQMCCKSVGTDLSMLDIDDFITEICQLKKEVKLLEEKLRTRGDELNTEILVKVESNPTDAQDTVCDSNHTLNQDETTDQTSTESLDSVCNAGEQQILNTRPLNMCSVTLMDCRKLTEMKTELTVKEEQIDEDDNHEDFVSSVKLVSGENLEIKTEETSDEHQTCEDENDGGDGFIPSDESGDSRGDGETASTSKQRLTAQTLSCITCGKTFSSQRRLETHERKHTEQKLFTCTRCDISFPTLQEKKLHSQEHRDGKHFHCQLCGKNCVSSSSLKRHMRTHTGEKPFHCSECDKYFSSKGNLAVHQRIHRGEKKHKCPHCEKRFSCNFHLKIHVRVHTNERPYQCSECGKTFRHSNALKVHERTHTGEKPYKCPHCDKSFSSSSLLRGHQRIHTGEKPYKCPHCEKSFTQKPNLKRHVRVHTDERPYECIECGKTFRDLGNLKAHQKIHSNEKLYQCSHCNKCFRYKSNLITHERTHMREKPYVCSNCGKSFSRPSSFKVHLRIHTGEKPYHCSNCSETFSYLRHLQTHQKKHAEEQTALESS, encoded by the exons ATGACGTcacagatgtgctgtaaatcagtgggaactgatctgtccatgctggatattgatgatttcatcacagaaatctgtcagctgaagaaagaggtgaagttactggaggaaaagctgaggacaagaggagatgaactcaacacagag atttTGGTAAAGGTCGAGTcaaaccccacagacgctcaggacactgtgtgtgacagtaatcacaccttgaatcaggatgaaactactgatcaaacctccacagagtctctggattctgtctgtaacgctggagaacagcagatcctgaacaccagaccactgaacatgtgttctgtCACACTGATGGACTGCAGGAAACTGACGGAGATGAAAACAGAACTCACAGTAAAGGAAGAACAGATTGATGAAGATGACAATCATGAAGATTTTGTTTCTTCGGTCAAACTGGTGAGTGGTGAGAACCTGGagataaaaacagaagaaactTCAGACGAACACCAGACTTGTGAAGATGAGAATGATGGTGGTGATGGTTTTATTCCTTCAG atgagagcGGTGATTCACGTGGTGATGGAGAAACGGCCTCTACGTCAAAACAGCGACTGACAGCACAAACTCTTTCCTGCATCACCTGTGGaaagacattcagttcacagagacgtttagagacacatgagagaaaacacacagaacagaaactcttcacctgcaccagatgtgacatcagctttcctaccttacaagagaagaaacttcattcacaagagcacagagacGGGAAACACTTTCACTGTCAGCTGTGTGGCAAGAATTGTGTCTCCTCTTCTAGTCTGAAACGTCATATGAGGacacacactggagaaaaacctttccactgcagtgaatgtgacaaatatttcagCTCCAAAGGAAATCTTGCTgttcatcagagaattcacagGGGAGAAAAAAAGCACAAGTGTCCACACTGTGAGAAGAGATTCAGCTGTAATTTTCATCTGAAGATACACGTACGTGTTCACACCAATGAGAGACCATATcagtgcagtgaatgtggaaaaaccttTAGACATTCAAATGCTCTGAAGGTACACGAAAGAACTCACACTGGGGAGAAACCATACAAGTGTCCTCACTGTGACAAGAGTTTTTCTTCTTCAAGTCTTCTAAGAGgtcatcagagaattcacacgGGAGAAAAACCATACAAGTGTCCTCACTGTGAGAAGAGTTTCACCCAAAAACCTAATCTGAAGAGACACGTGCGTGTCCACACTGATGAGAGACCGTATGAGTGCATtgaatgtggaaaaaccttTAGGGATTTAGGTAATTTAAAGGCGCACCAAAAAATACACTCTAATGAGAAACTCTATCAGTGTTCACACTGTAATAAATGTTTCCGTTATAAATCTAATCTGATAACTCACGAGAGAACTCACATGCGAGAGAAACCTTACGTCTGCTCTAactgtggaaagagcttttcTCGGCCTAGTTCTTTTAAAGTTCATCttagaattcacactggagagaaaccttatcactgTTCCAACTGCAGTgagacattttcttatttaagacatttacagacccatcagaagaaacatgctgaagaacaaactgCACTTGAATCCTCATAG